A stretch of the Actinotalea sp. JY-7876 genome encodes the following:
- a CDS encoding RNA-binding S4 domain-containing protein: protein MAPQDVQDVPVDEAGIRLGQFLKLAGIAESGAHARALLEEGEVRVDGELEQRRGRQLATGAVVVVSLPDGEHAFRVA from the coding sequence GTGGCTCCCCAGGACGTGCAGGACGTACCGGTCGACGAGGCCGGCATCCGCCTCGGTCAGTTCCTCAAGCTCGCGGGCATCGCCGAGTCCGGCGCGCACGCGCGGGCCCTCCTGGAGGAGGGCGAGGTCCGGGTCGACGGCGAGCTCGAGCAGCGACGAGGCCGCCAGCTCGCCACGGGCGCCGTCGTGGTGGTGTCGCTGCCCGACGGCGAGCACGCCTTCCGCGTCGCCTGA
- the hisD gene encoding histidinol dehydrogenase produces the protein MISRIDLRGRTLTPRELTATLPRPELDVAGAAERVAPILDDVRARGAAALRDLAERFDGVRPEHLRVPAEALSAALAELPADVRAALEEAIRRVRTVHAAQVPAPSSVDLGPGAQVRQRWLPVRRVGLYVPGGLAVYPSSVVMNVVPAQEAGVASLAVTSPPQKENGGLPHPTILAACALLGVSEVYAVGGAQAVGMLAYGADGEDERDGAVLCEPVDVVTGPGNQYVTAAKRLVRGVVGIDSEAGPTEIAVLADRTADPAHVAADLVSQAEHGPTSASVLVTDSVALADAVEELLPSVVGATRHSERVATALRGPQSAVVLVDDLEQGLAVVNAYGAEHLEIQTADAAQVAERVTSAGAIFVGPYSPVSLGDYMAGSNHVLPTGGCAHYASGLGVHSFLRPVQVVEYGRDALAEVADRIVALAGDEDLPAHGEAVQTRFAETPPRSTP, from the coding sequence GTGATCTCCCGCATCGACCTGCGTGGTCGCACCCTGACCCCTCGCGAGCTGACCGCGACGCTGCCGCGGCCCGAGCTCGACGTCGCCGGAGCCGCCGAGCGCGTCGCGCCGATCCTCGACGACGTCCGGGCGCGCGGGGCCGCCGCCCTCCGCGACCTGGCCGAGCGCTTCGACGGCGTCCGCCCCGAGCACCTGCGGGTGCCCGCCGAGGCGCTGAGCGCGGCGCTCGCCGAGCTGCCCGCGGACGTGCGCGCCGCGCTGGAGGAGGCGATCCGGCGGGTCCGCACGGTGCACGCGGCGCAGGTCCCGGCGCCGTCGAGCGTCGACCTCGGTCCGGGCGCCCAGGTGCGCCAGCGGTGGCTGCCCGTGCGCCGGGTGGGCCTCTACGTGCCCGGCGGGCTCGCCGTGTACCCCTCGTCGGTCGTCATGAACGTGGTGCCGGCGCAGGAGGCGGGGGTGGCGTCGCTCGCGGTGACCAGCCCGCCGCAGAAGGAGAACGGCGGTCTCCCGCACCCCACGATCCTGGCCGCCTGCGCGCTGCTCGGCGTGAGCGAGGTCTACGCCGTCGGCGGCGCGCAGGCCGTCGGGATGCTCGCGTACGGGGCGGACGGCGAGGACGAGCGCGACGGCGCCGTCCTCTGTGAGCCCGTCGACGTCGTCACGGGCCCGGGGAACCAGTACGTCACCGCCGCGAAGCGCCTCGTCCGCGGCGTCGTCGGGATCGACTCCGAGGCCGGCCCCACCGAGATCGCGGTCCTCGCGGACCGCACGGCGGACCCGGCTCACGTGGCGGCGGACCTGGTCTCCCAGGCCGAGCACGGCCCGACGTCGGCGTCGGTCCTCGTGACCGACTCCGTGGCGCTCGCCGACGCCGTCGAGGAGCTCCTGCCTTCCGTGGTCGGTGCCACTCGGCACAGCGAGCGTGTCGCGACGGCGCTGCGGGGCCCTCAGTCGGCCGTGGTGCTGGTCGACGACCTCGAGCAGGGCCTGGCCGTGGTCAACGCCTACGGCGCCGAGCACCTCGAGATCCAGACCGCGGACGCGGCGCAGGTCGCGGAGCGCGTGACCAGCGCGGGTGCGATCTTCGTCGGCCCGTACTCGCCCGTGTCCCTGGGCGACTACATGGCCGGGTCGAACCACGTGCTCCCCACCGGCGGCTGCGCGCACTACGCGAGCGGGCTCGGCGTCCACAGCTTCCTGCGCCCGGTCCAGGTCGTGGAGTACGGCCGGGACGCGCTCGCGGAGGTGGCGGACCGCATCGTCGCCCTCGCCGGCGACGAGGATCTCCCGGCCCACGGCGAGGCGGTCCAGACGCGCTTCGCCGAGACACCGCCCCGCTCCACCCCCTGA
- a CDS encoding pyridoxamine 5'-phosphate oxidase family protein, which yields MIHLTPEQHVFVTERHLATLTTLRPNGTPHVVPVGFTWDPSLGVLRITTRVTSAKVRHVRNAQEAGGARVAVCQVDGGRWLTFEGLATVEEDPAEVEEAVRRYARRYRRLEHDPQRVVLRITADRVLGSDYMTR from the coding sequence GTGATCCACCTGACCCCCGAGCAGCACGTCTTCGTGACGGAGCGGCACCTGGCGACCCTGACGACCCTGCGCCCGAACGGCACGCCGCACGTCGTGCCGGTCGGGTTCACGTGGGACCCGTCGCTGGGGGTCCTGCGCATCACCACGCGCGTGACCTCGGCCAAGGTGCGCCACGTCCGCAACGCCCAGGAGGCGGGCGGTGCGCGGGTCGCGGTCTGCCAGGTCGACGGTGGCCGCTGGCTGACCTTCGAGGGCCTCGCGACGGTCGAGGAGGACCCGGCGGAGGTGGAGGAGGCCGTGCGGCGGTACGCGCGCCGCTACCGCCGGCTCGAGCACGACCCGCAGCGGGTCGTGCTGCGCATCACGGCCGACCGCGTCCTCGGGTCCGACTACATGACCCGCTGA
- the dnaE gene encoding DNA polymerase III subunit alpha has product MAAAGSDFVHLHVHTEYSMLDGAAKLDELFAEVARQGQTAIATTDHGYLFGAFDFWSKATRAGIKPIIGVEAYVTPGTSRFDKTRVKWGEAHQKDDDVSASGAYTHLTMWARNNEGLHNLFRASSLASLDGQMGKWPRMDRELLSTYASGLVASSGCPSGEIQTRLRLGHYDEALRAAGELQDIFGKEHFYVELMDHGLDIETRVQKDLLRIAQEIGAPLLATNDLHYTRREDASFQEALLAINSGSTLADPDRFKFDGDGYYVKSAEEMRRIWAELPEACDNTLLLAEQCEVSFNTSANYMPNYPCPPGEDETSWFIKEVERGLHVRYPGGIPDDVRRQAEFETEVITSMGFPGYFLVVADFINWAKDNGIRVGPGRGSGAGSMAAYAMRITDLDPLQHGLIFERFLNPDRVSMPDFDVDFDERRRGEVIRYVTEKYGEDRVAQIVTYGTIKAKQALKDSSRLLGLPFAMGEKLTKAMPPAIMGKDISLTGIFDPADKRYNEAEEFRQVHAADPDAQRVVELAKGIEGLKRQWGVHAAGVIMSSEPLIDIIPIMRRPQDGAVITQFDYPTCEGLGLIKMDFLGLRNLTILDDALQNIELNGKDPVVLEDLTLDDPATFELLGRGDTLGVFQLDGGGMRTLLRLMRPDNFEDISAVGALYRPGPMGANSHTNYALRKNGVQPVVPIHPELAEPLAEILGQTYGLIVYQEQVMAIAQKVAGYSLGQADILRRAMGKKKKAELDKQFAGFSAGMQERGYSMDAVKTLWDILLPFSDYAFNKAHSAAYGVVSYWTAYLKANYPTEYMAALLTSVRDDKDKSALYLGECRHMGITVLPPDVNSSSANFTAVGTDIRFGLTAVRNVGANVVDAIVATREAKGDFTSFTDFLDKVPAVVCNKRTIESLIKAGAFDSLAPSRRALLLVHEQAVDAVVGVKRKEAEGQFDLFAGFGGDDDDAGLTFTVDVPDVPDWDKKQRLAFEREMLGLYVSDHPLAGLEHVLAAAADCSITALNADDARADGSMVTVCGLVTSLQRKMSKNGNPWAAVTLEDIDGSVEIMFFGETYLAYSTVLAEDAIITVRGRVRRRDETMQLQAVEVWLPDVSAVESKPVMITLPVSRCTPPVVERLREVLTTHPGVTEVHLKLTQPGRATVMRLEESLRIDRSPALFADLKVLLGPGCLTG; this is encoded by the coding sequence ATGGCTGCCGCAGGTTCTGACTTCGTCCACCTGCACGTCCACACCGAGTACTCGATGCTCGACGGCGCCGCCAAGCTCGACGAGCTCTTCGCCGAGGTCGCGCGGCAGGGCCAGACCGCGATCGCCACCACGGACCACGGGTACCTGTTCGGGGCGTTCGACTTCTGGAGCAAGGCCACCCGGGCCGGGATCAAGCCGATCATCGGCGTCGAGGCGTACGTGACCCCGGGGACGAGCCGGTTCGACAAGACGCGCGTGAAGTGGGGCGAGGCCCACCAGAAGGACGACGACGTCTCGGCCAGCGGCGCGTACACGCACCTGACCATGTGGGCGCGCAACAACGAGGGCCTGCACAACCTCTTCCGCGCGAGCTCGCTCGCGTCGCTCGACGGCCAGATGGGCAAGTGGCCGCGCATGGACCGCGAGCTGCTCTCGACCTACGCGTCCGGGCTCGTCGCGTCGTCCGGCTGCCCGTCGGGCGAGATCCAGACCCGCCTGCGCCTGGGGCACTACGACGAGGCGCTGCGGGCCGCGGGCGAGCTGCAGGACATCTTCGGCAAGGAGCACTTCTACGTCGAGCTCATGGACCACGGGCTCGACATCGAGACGCGCGTGCAGAAGGACCTCCTGCGGATCGCCCAGGAGATCGGCGCGCCGCTCCTGGCCACGAACGACCTGCACTACACGCGGCGCGAGGACGCCTCCTTCCAGGAGGCCCTGCTGGCGATCAACTCCGGCTCGACGCTCGCGGACCCGGACCGGTTCAAGTTCGACGGCGACGGGTACTACGTCAAGTCCGCCGAGGAGATGCGGCGCATCTGGGCGGAGCTGCCGGAGGCCTGCGACAACACGCTCCTGCTCGCCGAGCAGTGCGAGGTCTCGTTCAACACGTCGGCGAACTACATGCCGAACTACCCGTGCCCGCCCGGTGAGGACGAGACCTCGTGGTTCATCAAGGAGGTCGAGCGCGGGCTGCACGTGCGCTACCCGGGCGGCATCCCGGACGACGTGCGGCGCCAGGCCGAGTTCGAGACCGAGGTCATCACCTCGATGGGGTTCCCGGGGTACTTCCTCGTGGTCGCCGACTTCATCAACTGGGCCAAGGACAACGGGATCCGCGTGGGCCCGGGCCGCGGCTCGGGCGCGGGCTCGATGGCCGCGTACGCGATGCGCATCACGGACCTCGACCCGCTCCAGCACGGGCTCATCTTCGAGCGCTTCCTCAACCCCGACCGCGTCTCGATGCCCGACTTCGACGTCGACTTCGACGAGCGCCGGCGCGGTGAGGTGATCCGCTACGTCACCGAGAAGTACGGCGAGGACCGCGTCGCCCAGATCGTCACCTACGGCACCATCAAGGCCAAGCAGGCCCTCAAGGACTCCTCGCGCCTCCTCGGCCTCCCCTTCGCGATGGGGGAGAAGCTCACCAAGGCGATGCCGCCCGCGATCATGGGCAAGGACATCAGCCTCACCGGGATCTTCGACCCCGCCGACAAGCGGTACAACGAGGCCGAGGAGTTCCGTCAGGTCCACGCGGCCGACCCGGACGCCCAGCGCGTCGTCGAGCTCGCGAAGGGCATCGAGGGCCTCAAGCGGCAGTGGGGCGTGCACGCGGCAGGCGTCATCATGTCGAGCGAGCCGCTCATCGACATCATCCCCATCATGCGTCGCCCGCAGGACGGCGCGGTCATCACGCAGTTCGACTACCCGACCTGCGAGGGCCTCGGCCTGATCAAGATGGACTTCCTGGGGCTGCGCAACCTCACGATCCTCGACGACGCCCTGCAGAACATCGAGCTGAACGGCAAGGACCCGGTGGTCCTGGAGGACCTCACCCTCGACGACCCGGCGACGTTCGAGCTGCTCGGTCGCGGCGACACGCTCGGGGTGTTCCAGCTCGACGGCGGGGGCATGCGCACGCTGCTGCGCCTGATGCGACCCGACAACTTCGAGGACATCTCCGCCGTCGGCGCGCTCTACCGGCCGGGCCCGATGGGCGCGAACTCGCACACCAACTACGCGCTGCGCAAGAACGGCGTGCAGCCCGTGGTGCCGATCCACCCCGAGCTGGCCGAGCCGCTCGCGGAGATCCTGGGTCAGACGTACGGCCTGATCGTCTACCAGGAGCAGGTGATGGCGATCGCGCAGAAGGTCGCCGGCTACAGCCTCGGCCAGGCCGACATCCTGCGGCGCGCGATGGGCAAGAAGAAGAAGGCGGAGCTGGACAAGCAGTTCGCCGGCTTCTCCGCGGGCATGCAGGAGCGCGGCTACTCGATGGACGCCGTGAAGACGCTGTGGGACATCCTGCTGCCCTTCTCCGACTACGCCTTCAACAAGGCGCACTCCGCCGCGTACGGCGTCGTGTCGTACTGGACCGCCTACCTCAAGGCGAACTACCCGACGGAGTACATGGCCGCGCTGCTGACGAGCGTGCGCGACGACAAGGACAAGTCCGCCCTCTACCTGGGCGAGTGCCGCCACATGGGCATCACCGTGCTGCCGCCGGACGTGAACTCCTCGTCGGCGAACTTCACGGCCGTCGGCACCGACATCCGCTTCGGCCTCACCGCGGTGCGCAACGTGGGCGCCAACGTCGTCGACGCGATCGTCGCGACGCGCGAGGCGAAGGGCGACTTCACGTCGTTCACCGACTTCCTCGACAAGGTCCCGGCCGTGGTCTGCAACAAGCGGACGATCGAGTCGCTCATCAAGGCGGGCGCGTTCGACTCGCTCGCGCCGAGCCGCCGGGCGCTGCTGCTGGTCCACGAGCAGGCGGTCGACGCCGTCGTCGGGGTCAAGCGCAAGGAGGCCGAGGGCCAGTTCGACCTGTTCGCGGGCTTCGGCGGTGACGACGACGACGCGGGGCTCACCTTCACGGTCGACGTCCCGGACGTGCCGGACTGGGACAAGAAGCAGCGGCTCGCCTTCGAGCGCGAGATGCTCGGGCTGTACGTCTCGGACCACCCGCTCGCCGGCCTGGAGCACGTGCTCGCCGCCGCGGCGGACTGCTCGATCACGGCGCTGAACGCCGACGACGCGCGGGCGGACGGCTCGATGGTCACGGTGTGCGGTCTCGTCACGTCGCTCCAGCGGAAGATGTCGAAGAACGGCAACCCGTGGGCGGCGGTGACGCTGGAGGACATCGACGGCTCGGTCGAGATCATGTTCTTCGGTGAGACGTACCTCGCCTACTCGACCGTGCTCGCGGAGGACGCGATCATCACGGTCCGCGGCCGCGTGCGCCGCCGGGACGAGACGATGCAGCTCCAGGCCGTCGAGGTGTGGCTGCCCGACGTCTCCGCCGTCGAGAGCAAGCCGGTGATGATCACGTTGCCGGTCTCGCGGTGCACGCCGCCCGTCGTGGAGCGGCTGCGCGAGGTGCTGACGACCCACCCGGGCGTCACCGAGGTGCACCTCAAGCTCACGCAGCCCGGACGCGCCACCGTGATGCGGCTCGAGGAGAGCCTGCGGATCGACCGCTCGCCGGCGCTCTTCGCGGACCTCAAGGTGCTGCTGGGCCCCGGCTGCCTGACGGGGTGA